The DNA segment CCTAAAAAGTGCCCCATTACAATTTACCGCAATAAAAAACCCGATAGATTTTTGAAACCTGACGGGTTTTAAGGTATAAAATAATCTCTTAATGACTCACTTTTGCCACTTCTTCAGGTTTGTGTTCGTGTTTGAACAAAACGGCAAAAGCGATAGCGATTACCAAGGCATAAGAAGCAAAAGCCAACCAGATACCGTGCCAATCTCTCACCCTGCTGGCGAAGTCTCCCGACTTGTACCCAATATTATTAAGTTAAGTTTTTTTACCGTCGCTTCGAGTGTTTTTTAATAGTAAAGCGACAGCTTTACTATTAAAAAAAGTATCGAGAAGCCTACAAGAGTGTGGTTCTCGATACTTTTTAGTAAAAAAGCTGTCGCATTTTTAATATTACCGCTTAAACATCTGAAAGATGCAATATAATATATACGGATCTTAATCACATTGGGCCTGCGGGTCTAGAGCCAACTATCAGGCATTATGCTTTTTCTATTGGGTTGGACATTGGGTTTCTTCTTATAGACTAAACCAATTTTCTATTATTTTTTTTTCTACCATAGCATTACAGTGATGAACGTATTCATTTTTAACGACATCGTATTGATAATCCGCTCCCCACTTTTTATAGTTTTTGGCTACTTCGCTCACGGCATTGCATATAAAATTAATTTCGACGTCAGTCATGGTGGGATGAATAGACATGCGAATCCATCCTGGTCTTTCTACTATGCAACCCTCCAATATTTTATTTTCGATGCTTTTGGAAGTTACTTGATCCACATTTAACAAAAAATGCCCATAAGTCCCTGCACATGAACAACCGCCACGTGATTGGACTCCAAAGCGATCATTTAATAATTTTACAATCAAATTAAAGTGCGCGCCCGTTATAAAAAAAGAAAAAACACCAAGTCTATCCGTATGCTCTGCAGCCAAAATATTTAGGTTTGGAATTTCAGAAAGCCTTTCGAAAATTATTTTGCTTATTTCGTGTTCGCGATCCAGAATGTTTTTCACCCCCATCTTTTCTTTCAATTGGATTGAAAGAGCTATTTTAATAGTCTGTAAAAACCCTGGTGTCCCTCCATCTTCGCGGGTTTCAATATCATCTACATAATCATGATCGCCCCACGGATTGGTATAGCTCACCGTTCCGCCGCCAGGATTATCAGGTACTATGTTTTTGTATAATTTTTTATTAAAAATTAAAACCCCTGAAGTCCCTGGACCTCCCAAAAATTTATGTGGCGAAAAGAAAATAGCATCTAGATAAGAATCACTGTCTTTCGGATGCATATCAATGGATACATAAGGTGCCGAGCACGCAAAATCAACAAAACAAAGACCTCTATGCTGATGGATGATACTGGCAATTTTATGATAATCGGTTCGTATTCCCGTTACATTTGAGCAGGCCGTCACCGATGCTATTTTTATAGGCCTATTTTTATACTGGATCAAAAGTTGCTCAAAACTATTCAAACAAATTAGTCCCGATGGCTGGCAAGGAATTATTGCAACATCGGCAATGGTTTCTAACCAAGAAGTTTGATTCGAATGGTGTTCCATGTGGGTAATAAAAACAATCGGTCGCAATTCATCTGGAAAATTGGTAAATTCTTTTAAATTCTCCGAAATTTTAAATCCTAAAATACGCTGTAATTTGTTAACGACTCCTGTCATGCCAGAGCCTTCGGTGATCAAAATATCCTCTGAACTGGCATTTACATGCTTTTTGATTATTTCTCTGGCATCATGATAAGCCATTGTCATCACGGAACCTGTTATTGCCGTTTCTGTATGGGTATTGGCAACAAAGGGACCAATTTCATTCAGCAATTTATTCTCAATGGGCCGATATAATCGTCCGCTTGCCGTCCAGTCAGCGTAAATAATTTCTTTTTCACCGTAAGGTGATTCAAACTTTTGACCAATACCTACAATGTTTTCCCGGAATTGTTGAAAATACTGTTCTAATTCAGAACCTTCCTTTTGTTTTTCTTTGCTAAGCGGAGCAACACCTTCAAGAGATAAATCAGGTAAAAAACTCATAATAAACACGTTAAATTAAACATTTTAAAGACAAACACCCTTGTTTTTAAACCAAAGTGTATCCTATACAAACTTATTTTTTTATCTATTTTACTAATTCATCCAATAAAACTTTCAGCTCTTTGGATGAAGGTCTTGGTGCATCTGCCGTAACGATATTGCCCAGTGGATCGACTAAAATAAACCTTGGAATACCGTTTATTCGATAGTCTTTAACAAATTGCGAAGACCAGTTCGCATCAGAAAACAACTGTACTCCTGATAATTCTTTCTCTTTCACGATTTGCTTCCATTTTTCATGATCTTTTAA comes from the Flavobacterium limnophilum genome and includes:
- a CDS encoding aminotransferase class V-fold PLP-dependent enzyme, which codes for MSFLPDLSLEGVAPLSKEKQKEGSELEQYFQQFRENIVGIGQKFESPYGEKEIIYADWTASGRLYRPIENKLLNEIGPFVANTHTETAITGSVMTMAYHDAREIIKKHVNASSEDILITEGSGMTGVVNKLQRILGFKISENLKEFTNFPDELRPIVFITHMEHHSNQTSWLETIADVAIIPCQPSGLICLNSFEQLLIQYKNRPIKIASVTACSNVTGIRTDYHKIASIIHQHRGLCFVDFACSAPYVSIDMHPKDSDSYLDAIFFSPHKFLGGPGTSGVLIFNKKLYKNIVPDNPGGGTVSYTNPWGDHDYVDDIETREDGGTPGFLQTIKIALSIQLKEKMGVKNILDREHEISKIIFERLSEIPNLNILAAEHTDRLGVFSFFITGAHFNLIVKLLNDRFGVQSRGGCSCAGTYGHFLLNVDQVTSKSIENKILEGCIVERPGWIRMSIHPTMTDVEINFICNAVSEVAKNYKKWGADYQYDVVKNEYVHHCNAMVEKKIIENWFSL